GTGGCCGTCGAGGCTCGGCGCGCCGCCCGCGCACATGCTCTCCGGCGTGCCGGCCTACGTCGATGGATCGATGCACGGCGTGAGCGAAGCGGCGGGCGCGCGGCTGATCAACGGTGACCGGATGTGGCACTACGTCGAAGGCATCACGAACTGGGACCCGGTGTGGCCCTCTCACGGCATCCGCATCCTCCCGGGGCCCTCGTCGCTCTGGTTGGATGCCACCGGACGACGTCTGCCGGTTCCGCTGTACCCGGGTTTCGACACCTTGGGCACCCTCGAGCATCTGCGCTCGACAGGGCACGACCACTCCTGGTTCGTCACGTCGCGGCAGATCGTCGAGAAGGAGTTCGCGCTGTCCGGGAGCGAGCAGAACCCCGACCTGACGGGCAAGGATGTCAGGCTGCTGCTCCGTTCACGGCTCGCGAAGGGTCCGACAGGTCCCGTGCAGTCGTTCCTCGACGAGGGCGAGGACTTCATCGTCGAGAACGATCTCGAATCACTCCTGGAGCAGATGCAGCGCCATCCCGGCGGAGAGCTGCTCGACATCGACGCCGTGCGCAAGGAGGTGGTCGCCCGGGATCGTGAGGTCGAGAACGACTTCACCAAGGACGCACAGATCGCGATGCTGCGGTCCATGCGGAACTATCGCGGCGACAAGCTCATCCGCACCGCCGCACCTCATCGACTGCAAGAGCGCAGCGCCGGCCCGCTCATCGCGGTGAAGCTGCACGTCCTCACGCGGAAGTCGCTCGGCGGCATCAACACCGATCTCGACGGTCGCGCATTGAACGCTCAGGGCGCACCGATCCCCGGGTTGTTCGCCGCAGGCGAGGCGAGTGGCTTCGGCGGAGGCGGGGTCCATGGCTATCGTGCACTCGAAGGCACGTTCCTGGGCGGCTGTCTCTTCAGCGGTCGTGCAGCCGGACGTGCGGCCGCAGCCGGGAGCTGATCCTCGGGTCTGCCGCGCGTGTCGCCGTCGACGTCTCAGCCTGCGGAGCCCGTGTCGCGGACGCCCGTGAGTCCGGAGGCGATCGGCCCTCGCACCAGGACATGACCGCGGCGGAAGGACAGCCGGGTCCACCGACCGGACCGGGTGACGGGCACCTGTTCGTCCCCGGAGATGAAACCCATGGCGTCGGCGGCGAAGGCGATGCCACGCGGCAGTCCGCCCAGCTCCTCATCCGGTTCCCCCCAGATCGCTGCGCGAAGCGCCCGGACGGCTTCCTCGCCCGATCCTGCACCCGCGCCCCGAGCCACCGCGGAGATCCCCCACTGCGCGCGCTGCGCAATCGTCGAGGCCGGGAGCGCGGAGGCCTGCTCCCATCCGGAGCGAGGCGGTGCGACGCCGGCCCACGCGGGCGATAGTCCCGTGTCCGGGAACGCGAGCTGGGCCTGCTCGTCCGTCGTGGTGAGCTGATCCACGACGACATCACAGCGGAGTTCAGGGTCAGCATGCACGATACGCATGGCGAGGATCGTCGGAGTCTGGTCGAAGAGACCGTGCGGCGCCAGCGCGGCGGTGGTCAGCGCGAGGACGCCGTTCGCTGCCTGCAGCCGCACCCCGTCGTCCGTGATCCGGGTCGCTCGACCGACGAAAGTGAGGACATCCTTCGCGGTGTCCGGGTCGGCGAGGAGGAGGTGATGCGGCACGCGT
Above is a window of Microbacterium aurugineum DNA encoding:
- a CDS encoding FAD-binding dehydrogenase — translated: MTTTPLSTDVLVIGWGLSGLVAAAEALDAGRRVVLIDQEPRTNLGGQAWWSFGGLFFIDSPEQRRLGIKDSLELATQDWFGNAAFDRPEDEWPRRWAEAYLQFAAGEKRSWLRERGVGFFPVVGWAERGGYGAIGPGNSVPRFHITWGTGPGIVAPFAAAVEQGEREGRLTVLPRHRVSELIVTDGTVTGARGSILASSGAERGEPTTREVIREFEISAGATIVSSGGIGGNHDLVRAAWPSRLGAPPAHMLSGVPAYVDGSMHGVSEAAGARLINGDRMWHYVEGITNWDPVWPSHGIRILPGPSSLWLDATGRRLPVPLYPGFDTLGTLEHLRSTGHDHSWFVTSRQIVEKEFALSGSEQNPDLTGKDVRLLLRSRLAKGPTGPVQSFLDEGEDFIVENDLESLLEQMQRHPGGELLDIDAVRKEVVARDREVENDFTKDAQIAMLRSMRNYRGDKLIRTAAPHRLQERSAGPLIAVKLHVLTRKSLGGINTDLDGRALNAQGAPIPGLFAAGEASGFGGGGVHGYRALEGTFLGGCLFSGRAAGRAAAAGS